In Fusarium oxysporum Fo47 chromosome XI, complete sequence, the following are encoded in one genomic region:
- a CDS encoding major facilitator superfamily domain-containing protein, with product MPASTFKNKVSITHIGTATAILDIDGITFLTDPFFSPAGSEWPTVGDGVLKVHDDPAIKMEELPHIDAVLLSHENHPDNLDELGRQLLDGRHVVTTDDGAKNLAPRPSVLGFKDWEKREVRISGKTFHITATPCKHWPGHECVGFIVHTEDFGVAPDGLPNAVFFSGDTVYIEELARIADQYHVAVALMNLGKATFDGFNSEGQPGEPGDALQITMDGRQAARLFRDIKADVLVPMHYESWDHFTQHEEELKTEFEEEGILSNVRWLKPGVSLVLACFLTIMNTWGMIISFGVFQTYYVSNLHRSRSDISWVGSLAVFFLFFTGIISGRLTDAGYFRITTIIGAFLVVFGTFMTSLSQTYWQILLAQGLCTGLGNGLLLTPMMTLITTYFKRRLPLVMGIAACGSTTGGLIYPSMARMLLPTIGFGWTMRAMGFIQLGTFAIALVSGVPRQSPRKSGPIIDWSVFGEAAFTLYLLGAFLAFLGVFFPFFFLSSYAREKQGLSYIDSLNLTLVLNGIGFPARLIPSFIARHTGTMNVFIAFLFSSALCMYTWIPVHSTPGLYVWTVFYSLSVGGVQSLFLAVVTIINSDMSKIGARLGIISAGVGIGALLGSPISGAIISASGGSYVGAQIFSGSTLVVGGLFVLASREMKRRQEGQGLWMKL from the exons ATGCCTGCTTCTAcattcaagaacaaggtcaGCATCACTCACATTGGGACTGCTACGGCAATTCTCGATATCGATGGCATCACCTTCCTGACGGACCCGTTCTTCTCTCCCGCCGGCAGCGAATGGCCGACTGTTGGCGACGGGGTACTCAAGGTACATGACGACCCGGCCATCAAGATGGAGGAGCTTCCCCATATCGATGCCGTTCTTCTAAGCCATGAGAACCATCCTGACAACCTGGATGAGCTCGGCCGCCAGCTTCTCGATGGCCGACACGTCGTCACCACAGATGATGGTGCAAAGAACCTCGCTCCTCGACCCAGCGTGCTTGGCTTCAAGGActgggagaagagagaggtCCGCATCTCTGGAAAGACTTTCCATATCACCGCCACGCCTTGCAAGCATTGGCCCGGCCACGAATGCGTTGGCTTTATTGTACATACCGAAGATTTCGGTGTTGCCCCTGATGGTCTCCCGAACGCCGTCTTTTTCTCCGGCGACACCGTCTATATCGAGGAGCTTGCCAGAATAGCTGATCAGTACCATGTCGCTGTTGCCCTTATGAATCTTGGCAAAGCCACATTCGATGGGTTCAATAGCGAGGGACAGCCTGGAGAACCGGGTGATGCCCTCCAGATCACTATGGATGGTCGCCAAGCGGCTCGTCTTTTCCGAGATATTAAGGCAGATGTGCTTGTACCTATGCACTATGAGTCCTGGGATCATTTTACCCAACAtgaggaggagctcaagaCAGAGTTTGAGGAGGAAGGTATTTTGTCTAATGTTCGCTGGCTCAAGCCCGGCGT TTCCCTAGTATTGGCTTGTTTCCTCACAATTATGAATACTTG GGGCATGATTATATCTTTCGGCGTTTTCCAAACCTACTATGTCTCGAATTTGCACCGCTCACGCTCCGATATCTCATGGGTCGGCTCCTTAGCCgtattcttcctctttttcaCAGGAATCATCAGCGGCCGTCTTACAGATGCCGGCTATTTTCGCATCACCACGATTATCGGCGCATTTCTCGTCGTTTTTGGGACATTTATGACTTCTCTAAGTCAAACATACTGGCAAATTCTTCTTGCGCAAGGGTTATGTACCGGCCTCGGTAATGGACTTCTTCTTACCCCGATGATGACCCTTATTACCACATACTTTAAGAGAAGGCTCCCGCTTGTCATGGGAATTGCAGCTTGTGGGAGCACGACAGGAGGTCTAATCTACCCAAGTATGGCGAGAATGCTACTACCAACAATTGGTTTTGGATGGACTATGAGGGCGATGGGCTTTATACAGCTGGGCACGTTTGCCATTGCATTAGTGTCCGGTGTGCCGAGGCAGTCGCCTAGAAAGTCGGGCCCCATTATAGATTGGTCGGTGTTTGGGGAGGCAGCATTCACCCTATATCTTCTTGGGGCATTCCTG GCTTTCCTAGGCGTCTTTTTcccattcttcttcctcagctCCTACGCACGAGAGAAACAAGGGCTATCATATATCGACTCTCTGAACCTCACGCTTGTTCTGAACGGTATCGGCTTTCCAGCCCGTCTAATCCCAAGCTTCATTGCCAGGCATACTGGCACGATGAATGTTTTTATAGCATTCTTATTTTCATCTGCTCTATGTATGTACACTTGGATTCCAGTTCATTCGACTCCAGGGCTTTACGTCTGGACTGTGTTCTACAGTCTCTCTGTAGGTGGAGTTCAGTCACTTTTCCTAGCCGTGGTAACTATCATCAACTCCGACATGTCAAAGATTGGAGCGCGGCTCGGAATAATATCTGCTGGTGTTGGAATTGGAGCTTTACTTGGATCGCCGATTTCGGGTGCCATCATCTCCGCAAGTGGAGGCTCCTATGTCGGTGCGCAAATTTTCTCAGGAAGCACCTTGGTTGTTGGAGGCTTGTTCGTACTTGCCTCGCGCGAGATGAAGAGACGTCAAGAGGGACAAGGCTTGTGGATGAAACTGTGA